Proteins encoded in a region of the Haloglomus salinum genome:
- the infB gene encoding translation initiation factor IF-2 produces the protein MSNADADADAEDETAPGELRTPIVAVLGHVDHGKTTLLDKIRGSAVTEGEAGAITQHIGATAVPLDVISELSGKLVDPDDFDLPGLLFIDTPGHHSFSTLRSRGGALADIAILVVDVNDGFQPQTLEAIDILKRTQTPFIVAANKVDTVPGWNPQPDTPIQQSIEAQSDRAESDLNERLYEIIGQMSDNEFSSDMYWRVQDFRSNIGVVPCSAMTGEGVPDLLAVMMGLSQRYMKEEMSIDTAGPGAGTVLEVKDEQGFGTTIDVVLYDGTVREDDIIVVGGQNDPIVTEVRALLQPRPLAEIRTESRFENVDEVVAAAGIKIAAPDLDRAMAGAPVRVVRDQDRETVIEEVKQELAQFEVHTAEEGVVVKADTLGSLEAIADALEEAEVPIVRAEVGDVAPRDIAVADTAGESKHECILAFNVDVLPDAERRAKETGVTLFEDDVIYQLVEEYEEHVAEIERAQQENVLDKISRPARFQVLQDHTFRQSNPAVVGVEVLSGTLKRNSKIAKWEGNEQTRVGDLKSIQDEGEDIDELRAGERAAVSIDGPTVGRQIEEGDELWVDLPEKHAKILEQELSDEIPADELEALGMYLDKHRKRDPFWGK, from the coding sequence ATGTCAAACGCTGACGCCGACGCCGACGCCGAGGACGAGACAGCCCCCGGCGAACTCCGCACGCCCATCGTGGCCGTTCTCGGCCACGTCGACCACGGGAAGACGACGCTGCTGGACAAGATCCGCGGCTCCGCGGTGACCGAGGGCGAGGCCGGGGCCATCACCCAGCACATCGGCGCGACCGCCGTCCCGCTGGATGTCATCTCGGAGCTGTCGGGCAAGCTGGTCGACCCCGACGACTTCGACCTGCCGGGCCTGCTGTTCATCGACACGCCCGGCCACCACTCGTTCTCCACGCTCCGCTCGCGCGGGGGGGCGCTCGCCGACATCGCCATCCTCGTCGTCGACGTGAACGACGGCTTCCAGCCACAGACGCTGGAGGCCATCGACATCCTCAAGCGGACCCAGACGCCCTTCATCGTCGCCGCGAACAAGGTCGACACCGTCCCCGGCTGGAACCCACAGCCGGACACGCCCATCCAGCAGTCCATCGAGGCCCAGTCCGACCGTGCCGAGTCCGACCTCAACGAGCGCCTCTACGAGATTATCGGCCAGATGTCCGACAACGAGTTCTCCTCGGACATGTACTGGCGGGTGCAGGACTTCCGCTCGAACATCGGCGTCGTCCCCTGCTCGGCGATGACCGGCGAGGGCGTCCCGGACCTGCTGGCGGTGATGATGGGCCTCTCCCAGCGCTACATGAAAGAGGAGATGTCCATCGACACCGCCGGTCCCGGCGCCGGGACGGTGCTGGAGGTCAAGGACGAGCAGGGCTTCGGCACCACCATCGACGTGGTCCTCTACGACGGGACCGTCCGCGAGGACGACATCATCGTCGTCGGCGGGCAGAACGACCCCATCGTGACGGAGGTGCGCGCGCTGCTCCAGCCCCGACCCCTGGCGGAGATTCGAACCGAGAGCCGGTTCGAGAACGTCGACGAGGTCGTCGCCGCGGCGGGTATCAAGATCGCCGCACCCGACCTCGACCGCGCGATGGCGGGCGCGCCCGTCCGGGTCGTCCGCGACCAGGACCGCGAGACGGTCATCGAGGAGGTGAAGCAGGAACTCGCGCAGTTCGAGGTCCACACCGCCGAGGAGGGCGTGGTCGTCAAGGCCGACACCCTCGGCTCGCTGGAGGCCATCGCCGACGCACTCGAGGAGGCCGAGGTCCCCATCGTCCGCGCCGAGGTCGGGGACGTGGCGCCCCGTGACATCGCGGTGGCCGACACCGCCGGCGAGTCCAAACACGAGTGCATCCTCGCGTTCAACGTCGACGTGCTCCCGGACGCCGAGCGCCGCGCGAAGGAGACCGGCGTCACCCTCTTCGAGGACGACGTCATCTACCAGCTCGTCGAGGAGTACGAGGAGCACGTCGCCGAAATCGAGCGTGCCCAGCAGGAGAACGTCCTCGACAAGATATCCCGCCCGGCCCGCTTCCAGGTCCTGCAGGACCACACCTTCCGCCAGTCCAACCCCGCCGTCGTGGGCGTCGAGGTGCTCTCGGGGACGCTGAAGCGCAACTCGAAGATCGCCAAGTGGGAGGGCAACGAGCAGACCCGTGTCGGCGACCTCAAATCCATCCAGGACGAGGGCGAGGACATCGACGAACTGCGCGCGGGCGAGCGCGCGGCCGTCTCAATCGACGGGCCCACTGTCGGCCGGCAGATAGAGGAGGGCGACGAGCTGTGGGTGGACCTGCCCGAGAAACACGCGAAGATTCTCGAACAGGAGCTCTCCGACGAGATTCCGGCCGACGAACTCGAGGCGCTCGGGATGTACCTCGACAAGCACCGCAAGCGCGACCCCTTCTGGGGCAAGTAG
- a CDS encoding cytochrome P450 — protein MSSGAGPTGGRIDTVDGTDSDVTAVRDDDSDGSRPTDLPLPPYPETLGHPAFHSLHYMRSPVELLNRGGREQDIFRAHLAGVGDWYQLCHPDHSKRVLLTERDRFRKSDDFGIAFGDGLLTVEGEEWTQQRQTLQPLFVRESVRGYADTMVEQVQRRVGRWNDGQRLTLQAEMTDLTLDVLFAAILGRELRLDGDETVRRAAEALHDWFVPTSYPLPEWVPTPARRRFKQGKQTLQEEADRLLAEAAEDPPANPSEADDLMRLLVGLREAGVTDSGMLTDERLRDQMVTIIFAGHDTTTTSLTFALWALAEHPEVRERFQAEVDALDGLPTAEDVAEGRLEFTDKVVTETLRLFPPVYGLPREAAEDVAFDGYRVPEGERINIVLYRIQRDPRFFDRPDTFDPDRWTDEFRQNLHDFAYAPFGGGPRICIGRQFALLEAKLALATIGRNYELYFLGENEDGGPPLSPQMTLRMAEGQEFLVRER, from the coding sequence ATGAGTTCCGGCGCTGGCCCGACCGGCGGCCGTATCGATACCGTCGACGGGACCGACTCCGACGTGACCGCGGTGCGTGACGACGATTCGGACGGCTCCCGGCCCACCGACCTGCCACTCCCGCCGTACCCCGAGACCCTCGGGCATCCGGCGTTCCACTCGCTGCACTACATGCGGAGCCCGGTGGAGCTGCTGAACCGGGGCGGGCGCGAGCAGGATATCTTCCGCGCCCACCTGGCTGGCGTGGGTGACTGGTACCAGCTCTGCCATCCGGACCACTCGAAACGCGTCCTCCTCACGGAGCGCGACCGGTTCCGCAAGTCCGACGACTTCGGCATCGCGTTCGGTGACGGCCTCCTCACCGTCGAGGGCGAGGAGTGGACCCAGCAACGACAGACCCTGCAACCGCTGTTCGTTCGCGAGAGCGTTCGCGGCTACGCGGACACGATGGTCGAGCAGGTCCAGCGCCGCGTCGGCCGGTGGAACGACGGCCAGCGCCTCACTCTCCAGGCCGAGATGACCGACCTCACGCTGGACGTGCTGTTCGCCGCCATCCTCGGGCGCGAACTCCGCCTCGATGGCGACGAGACGGTCCGCCGGGCCGCCGAGGCGCTGCACGACTGGTTCGTCCCCACGTCCTACCCGCTCCCCGAGTGGGTCCCCACGCCCGCGCGCAGACGATTCAAGCAGGGCAAGCAGACACTCCAGGAGGAAGCCGACCGCCTGCTCGCCGAGGCCGCCGAGGACCCGCCCGCGAATCCGTCGGAGGCCGACGACCTGATGCGCCTCCTCGTCGGCCTGCGCGAGGCCGGCGTGACGGACTCGGGGATGCTCACCGACGAGCGCCTGCGCGACCAGATGGTGACCATCATCTTCGCCGGCCACGACACGACGACCACGTCGCTCACGTTCGCACTCTGGGCGCTCGCGGAGCATCCCGAGGTCCGCGAGCGGTTCCAGGCCGAAGTGGATGCGCTCGATGGGCTGCCGACCGCCGAGGATGTCGCGGAGGGTCGGCTGGAGTTCACGGACAAGGTCGTCACCGAGACGCTCCGGCTGTTCCCGCCCGTCTACGGCCTCCCGCGCGAGGCGGCCGAGGACGTGGCGTTCGACGGCTACCGCGTCCCGGAGGGCGAACGCATCAACATCGTCCTCTACCGCATCCAGCGCGACCCGCGGTTCTTCGACCGCCCGGACACGTTCGACCCGGACCGGTGGACCGACGAGTTCCGGCAGAACCTCCACGACTTCGCCTACGCGCCGTTCGGCGGCGGCCCGCGCATCTGCATCGGCCGCCAGTTCGCCCTGCTGGAGGCGAAGCTGGCACTCGCCACCATCGGTCGGAACTACGAGCTCTACTTCCTCGGGGAGAACGAGGACGGCGGTCCGCCGCTCTCGCCGCAGATGACGCTGCGGATGGCGGAGGGCCAGGAGTTCCTCGTCCGGGAGCGGTGA
- the radB gene encoding DNA repair and recombination protein RadB, with amino-acid sequence MSESIPTGCSTVDELLDGGLERGAVTQVYGPPAAGKTNLALSAAVGVAARGGTALYIDTEGLSVDRLEQLARARVEGMDDPDATVEDLASRIIITEAYDFDEQAEAVRDAAEFADRVDLVVLDSATGFYRLARDDEDGGAALRDVARQVTHLLSLARKHDLAVVITNQVYADPESESERPRPLGGHTLTHWSGVVLRVERFRAGNRRATLEKHRSKAAGETARFRITEDGLEGVEEGTPAEF; translated from the coding sequence GTGAGCGAGTCCATCCCGACGGGGTGTTCGACGGTCGACGAGCTGCTGGACGGCGGGCTGGAGCGCGGCGCCGTGACCCAGGTCTACGGCCCGCCGGCCGCCGGGAAGACGAACCTCGCGCTGTCGGCGGCCGTCGGCGTCGCCGCCCGTGGCGGGACCGCCCTCTACATCGACACGGAGGGGCTCTCGGTCGACCGCCTCGAGCAACTCGCACGTGCACGCGTCGAGGGGATGGATGACCCCGACGCAACCGTCGAGGACCTGGCCTCGCGCATCATCATCACGGAGGCGTACGACTTCGACGAGCAGGCCGAAGCGGTGCGGGACGCCGCCGAGTTCGCCGACCGCGTCGACCTCGTCGTCCTCGATTCGGCGACGGGGTTCTACCGGCTCGCGCGCGACGACGAGGACGGCGGCGCCGCGCTCCGCGATGTCGCACGGCAGGTGACCCACCTCCTCTCGCTCGCTCGCAAGCACGACCTCGCGGTGGTCATCACGAACCAGGTGTACGCGGACCCGGAGAGCGAGTCCGAGCGCCCGCGGCCGCTGGGTGGGCACACGCTGACCCACTGGTCGGGGGTCGTGCTGCGGGTCGAGCGGTTCCGGGCGGGGAACCGCCGGGCGACGCTGGAGAAGCACCGCTCGAAGGCCGCGGGTGAGACGGCGCGGTTCCGAATCACCGAGGACGGGCTGGAGGGGGTCGAGGAAGGGACACCCGCCGAGTTCTGA
- a CDS encoding PRC-barrel domain-containing protein encodes MSEILAENLSGKTVMGADGAELGMLYNVTMDLKTGTLQNLIVDPGETGPRETAFQRNDHGHFLVPIGNVQAVRDHIVVGR; translated from the coding sequence ATGTCGGAGATACTGGCCGAGAACCTCTCGGGCAAGACGGTCATGGGCGCCGACGGAGCCGAACTGGGCATGCTGTACAACGTCACGATGGACCTCAAGACCGGGACGTTGCAGAACCTCATCGTCGACCCCGGCGAGACGGGCCCCCGCGAGACCGCCTTCCAGCGCAACGACCACGGGCACTTCCTCGTCCCCATCGGTAACGTCCAGGCCGTTCGGGACCACATCGTCGTCGGTCGGTAG
- a CDS encoding universal stress protein has protein sequence MEADLVLAPVDGSDNAAEAFEYAVAVADRYDAAVHVLFVLGEEMSRRVQEGTIDGELAAETTVAAVDPILDRLDETDLESTHSSAYGYSTQRLTQHPGSVITEVADQLGADFVVLPREPVTGDPQAAIEKAAQYVIAHADQPVLSV, from the coding sequence ATGGAGGCGGACCTGGTGCTGGCACCGGTCGACGGAAGCGACAACGCCGCCGAGGCGTTCGAGTACGCCGTCGCGGTCGCCGACCGTTACGACGCGGCAGTCCACGTTCTGTTCGTGCTGGGAGAGGAGATGTCTCGCCGCGTACAGGAGGGAACCATCGACGGCGAGCTGGCGGCCGAGACGACGGTCGCCGCCGTCGACCCCATCCTCGACCGACTCGACGAGACCGACCTCGAGTCGACTCACTCGTCGGCGTACGGCTACTCGACCCAGCGCCTGACCCAACATCCCGGTAGCGTCATCACGGAGGTGGCCGACCAGCTGGGGGCGGACTTCGTCGTCCTGCCGCGCGAGCCGGTCACGGGCGACCCCCAGGCGGCTATCGAGAAGGCCGCGCAGTACGTCATCGCGCACGCCGACCAGCCCGTGCTCTCGGTCTGA
- a CDS encoding PAS domain S-box protein, whose protein sequence is MSETPDNGTEWIGATDGEPEGVYEVIFREMEDAVFLIDVEGRDGDYVFTFRRNNASHESRTGLSEDELRGQTPRDLLGDEQGAVVAANYRRCIEQGETIEYEEELALPGGTSHWQTKLTPITDDGQVTQIVGVARDITEQREQERELRRIHRRFEAVMETMSAAVFLKDTDGQYLMMNRACRDLFNVGNQDIVGLTDEELVPPETAEKARADDRRVVEDGEMLEIEETVPTAAGNTVRLTRKSPVYDDEDDEVVAICGVSTDITDQKRREKEFQRLVERFELAVEGAKLGVWDWDLTTDEVEFNDQWARMLGYAPEEIGSHLEEWERRVHPDDLDRVEDALENHLAGRTELYDAEHRMRTADGTWNWIRDVGKVAERDADGEPVRAVGIHLDIDDRKQYERTLERQRDNLEVLNQVVRHDVRNALQLVLAYTGILEDHVQEDGEAYLRQILDAGREAVDITRTAGEVTKVLLRSEADRAPLRVGPVIEKQVEEVRTSHERAIVSVDGQVPNARVLADDMLESVFRNLLNNAIVHNDEEVPEVTLSATAEDRRLLVRIADNGPGIPDDQKAKIFEKGEKGLESEGTGLGLYLVQTLVDRYGGEVRVTDNEPEGSVFVVELVRHEEPSDGAP, encoded by the coding sequence ATGAGCGAAACTCCGGACAACGGCACCGAGTGGATCGGAGCGACGGACGGTGAGCCCGAGGGCGTCTACGAGGTGATCTTCCGCGAGATGGAGGATGCCGTCTTCCTGATAGACGTCGAGGGGCGGGATGGCGACTACGTGTTCACGTTCCGACGGAACAACGCCTCACACGAAAGTCGGACCGGCCTCTCCGAGGACGAACTACGGGGGCAGACCCCGCGGGACCTTCTCGGCGACGAACAGGGCGCGGTCGTCGCAGCGAACTACCGCCGCTGTATCGAACAGGGAGAGACCATCGAGTACGAGGAGGAGCTGGCCCTCCCGGGCGGAACGAGTCACTGGCAGACGAAACTCACCCCCATCACCGACGACGGGCAGGTAACGCAGATCGTCGGGGTCGCACGGGACATCACGGAGCAACGGGAGCAGGAACGGGAGCTACGGCGTATCCATCGCCGGTTCGAGGCGGTCATGGAGACCATGTCCGCGGCCGTCTTCCTGAAGGATACCGACGGCCAGTATCTGATGATGAACCGGGCGTGCCGTGACCTGTTCAACGTCGGCAACCAGGACATCGTCGGGTTGACCGATGAGGAACTCGTCCCGCCGGAGACGGCTGAGAAGGCCAGAGCCGACGACCGGCGAGTCGTCGAGGACGGCGAGATGCTCGAGATAGAGGAGACGGTTCCGACAGCTGCGGGGAACACCGTTCGGCTGACGCGGAAATCCCCCGTCTACGACGACGAGGACGACGAGGTCGTGGCCATCTGTGGGGTTTCGACCGATATCACCGACCAGAAACGACGAGAGAAGGAGTTCCAGCGCCTCGTGGAACGGTTCGAACTCGCCGTCGAAGGCGCGAAACTGGGCGTCTGGGACTGGGATCTGACCACCGACGAGGTCGAATTCAACGACCAGTGGGCCCGGATGCTCGGATACGCACCCGAGGAGATCGGTTCCCATCTCGAGGAATGGGAACGGCGCGTCCATCCGGACGACCTGGACCGAGTCGAGGATGCTCTGGAGAACCATCTCGCGGGCAGAACCGAACTCTACGACGCGGAACACCGGATGCGAACCGCCGACGGCACCTGGAACTGGATTCGCGATGTCGGGAAGGTCGCCGAGCGTGACGCGGACGGCGAGCCGGTTCGGGCCGTCGGAATCCACCTCGACATCGACGACCGGAAACAGTACGAACGAACGCTCGAGCGCCAGCGTGACAACCTGGAGGTGCTCAACCAGGTCGTCCGCCACGACGTGCGTAACGCCCTCCAGCTCGTGCTCGCGTACACGGGGATACTGGAAGACCACGTTCAGGAGGACGGCGAGGCATACCTCCGACAGATTCTGGACGCGGGTCGCGAGGCCGTCGACATCACCCGAACCGCCGGTGAGGTCACCAAGGTCCTGCTCCGCTCGGAGGCCGACCGTGCGCCGTTGCGCGTCGGGCCGGTTATCGAGAAACAGGTCGAGGAGGTGCGAACCAGCCACGAGCGCGCCATCGTCTCGGTCGACGGACAGGTCCCGAACGCGAGGGTGCTCGCTGATGACATGCTGGAGTCGGTGTTCCGCAACCTGTTGAACAACGCAATCGTCCACAACGACGAGGAGGTCCCCGAGGTCACTCTTTCGGCGACCGCCGAGGACCGGCGGCTTCTGGTCCGTATCGCGGACAACGGCCCAGGGATTCCTGACGACCAGAAGGCGAAGATCTTCGAGAAGGGCGAGAAAGGCCTGGAGAGCGAGGGAACTGGCCTGGGGCTGTATCTCGTCCAGACGCTCGTGGACCGCTACGGGGGAGAGGTCCGGGTCACGGACAACGAACCGGAAGGGAGCGTGTTCGTCGTGGAGTTGGTCCGTCACGAGGAACCCAGTGATGGCGCCCCATGA
- a CDS encoding CBS domain-containing protein, with protein sequence MDIADIATREYVQVDSDERLAKVRSLFDRENPKSVIVTEDDEYAGVITERQLLQSHVEDDAKAGKMTQTAPKVDRTANVRDVARVLVEGGVKLAPVFEADRLWGVVTEDALLEAVLDNLDVLTVEQIATREVSTLPEDASVGQAINRLRENGISRLPVVNENGRLTGMLTTHDIAEFVVQRKDRTTRGDRAGDIDRVLDLPVADLMSSPVATVTEGESVREAVERMLENDYAGLVVTPDDDDDLIAGILTKTDVLRALSYTEEEHMDVQITNVKLLETLSREEIVRSIEETTDKFAKMQVQHAHVRFHEHDEKLRGTPLVQCQIRLRTNVGQMAGSGEGYGAESAFHVALDTLERNVLERKGMRADEEYEGQLLRKLGEL encoded by the coding sequence ATGGACATCGCAGATATCGCGACCCGCGAGTACGTGCAGGTGGATAGTGACGAACGGTTGGCCAAGGTGCGGTCGCTGTTCGACCGTGAGAACCCCAAGAGCGTCATCGTCACGGAGGACGACGAGTACGCGGGTGTCATCACGGAACGCCAGTTGCTCCAGTCCCACGTCGAGGACGACGCGAAGGCAGGGAAGATGACACAGACCGCGCCCAAGGTCGACCGGACGGCGAACGTCCGGGACGTGGCTCGGGTGCTGGTCGAGGGGGGAGTGAAGCTGGCCCCCGTATTCGAGGCCGACCGGCTCTGGGGCGTCGTCACGGAGGACGCCCTCCTCGAAGCCGTCCTCGACAACCTCGACGTGCTGACGGTCGAGCAGATCGCCACGCGTGAGGTCAGCACGCTCCCCGAGGACGCGAGCGTCGGGCAGGCCATCAATCGCCTCCGGGAGAACGGTATCTCGCGGCTCCCCGTGGTCAACGAGAACGGTCGGCTGACGGGGATGCTGACGACCCACGACATCGCGGAGTTCGTGGTCCAGCGCAAGGACCGTACGACCCGCGGCGACCGCGCGGGCGACATCGACCGCGTCCTCGACCTCCCCGTGGCGGACCTGATGAGCAGCCCGGTGGCGACCGTGACCGAGGGCGAGTCCGTCCGCGAGGCCGTCGAGCGGATGCTGGAGAACGACTACGCCGGCCTCGTGGTCACCCCGGACGACGACGACGACCTCATCGCCGGCATCCTCACCAAGACGGACGTGCTGCGCGCGCTCTCCTACACCGAGGAGGAGCACATGGACGTCCAGATCACGAACGTGAAGCTGCTGGAGACCCTCTCGCGTGAGGAGATCGTCCGCTCCATCGAGGAGACCACGGACAAGTTCGCGAAGATGCAGGTCCAGCACGCCCACGTCCGCTTCCACGAGCACGACGAGAAGCTCCGGGGCACGCCGCTGGTGCAGTGTCAGATCCGCCTCCGGACGAACGTCGGGCAGATGGCCGGCTCCGGCGAGGGCTACGGCGCCGAATCCGCCTTCCACGTCGCGCTCGACACCCTCGAACGGAACGTCCTCGAGCGGAAGGGGATGCGCGCCGACGAGGAGTACGAGGGCCAGCTCCTGCGGAAGCTGGGCGAGCTGTAG
- a CDS encoding DUF5811 family protein, whose amino-acid sequence MHGNTPYAGPEEEETTSAQRRSLRRDLASVTASTRSLLTDDFVVGGEVTDGADGLSATVAVRPPIGQVVTVHLDPDELTGELASELAAGAALQMLRSPEGVPDHAS is encoded by the coding sequence ATGCACGGAAACACGCCGTACGCCGGGCCCGAGGAGGAGGAGACGACGAGCGCCCAGCGGCGCTCCCTCCGGCGTGACCTCGCGTCGGTGACAGCCTCGACGCGGTCGCTGCTCACGGATGATTTCGTCGTCGGCGGCGAGGTGACCGATGGCGCGGACGGACTCAGCGCCACGGTCGCGGTCCGTCCACCCATCGGTCAGGTCGTGACCGTCCACCTCGACCCGGACGAACTGACCGGAGAACTCGCCTCGGAACTCGCCGCCGGCGCCGCGCTCCAGATGCTCCGCTCGCCGGAGGGCGTCCCGGACCACGCGTCGTGA
- a CDS encoding 50S ribosomal protein L16, with protein MSDKPASMYRDIDKPSYTRREYITGIPGSKIAQHKMGQIKKDPDEYEVQVSLVTEESCQLRHGSLEASRLSANRRMLKVLGEEGDYKMILRKFPHQVIRENKQATGAGADRVSDGMRQSFGKIVGTAARVQKGDQLFTAWVHPEDADTVKDAFRRAYNKISPPCRIVVERGEETLIS; from the coding sequence ATGAGCGACAAACCGGCCTCGATGTACCGGGACATCGACAAGCCGTCGTACACGCGACGGGAGTACATCACGGGCATCCCCGGCTCGAAGATCGCACAGCACAAGATGGGGCAGATCAAGAAGGACCCCGACGAGTACGAGGTCCAGGTCTCGCTCGTCACGGAGGAGTCCTGCCAGCTCCGCCACGGGTCGCTGGAGGCTTCGCGCCTGTCGGCCAACCGCCGGATGCTGAAGGTGCTCGGCGAGGAGGGCGACTACAAGATGATCCTCCGGAAGTTCCCCCATCAGGTCATCCGGGAGAACAAGCAGGCGACCGGCGCCGGCGCCGACCGTGTCTCCGACGGGATGCGCCAGTCGTTCGGCAAGATCGTCGGCACGGCCGCCCGCGTCCAGAAGGGCGACCAGCTGTTCACGGCGTGGGTCCATCCCGAGGACGCCGACACCGTGAAGGACGCCTTCCGCCGCGCCTACAACAAGATCTCCCCGCCCTGCCGCATCGTCGTCGAGCGTGGCGAGGAGACGCTCATCTCCTGA
- a CDS encoding plastocyanin/azurin family copper-binding protein, whose amino-acid sequence MERRRFLRAAAAAGIPVTLAGCTNDGGDGGGDGGSTPTATYEPTATPTEAMGTTSDQMTPTATDTATPTDKPTATESPTPTGTPTPVPDMEVTVAPSGNLRFDPASFTISAGDTVLWTWDGSGHNVKPDGIPSDADWTGTPGDNLTTYGSDYSYVYTFDIPGSYDYKCIPHQSSGMTASFTVE is encoded by the coding sequence ATGGAACGACGACGATTCCTCCGCGCGGCCGCGGCCGCAGGGATACCGGTCACACTCGCGGGCTGTACGAACGACGGCGGCGACGGCGGCGGCGATGGCGGGTCGACCCCGACGGCGACATACGAGCCCACGGCCACGCCGACCGAGGCGATGGGGACGACGAGCGACCAGATGACGCCCACCGCGACGGACACGGCCACACCGACGGACAAACCGACCGCGACCGAGAGCCCGACCCCGACGGGGACGCCGACCCCCGTCCCCGACATGGAGGTGACCGTGGCGCCGAGCGGTAACCTCCGGTTCGACCCGGCCTCGTTCACCATCTCCGCGGGCGACACCGTGCTCTGGACGTGGGACGGGAGCGGCCACAACGTCAAGCCCGACGGCATCCCCTCGGACGCGGACTGGACGGGCACCCCCGGGGACAATCTGACCACGTACGGGAGCGACTACAGCTACGTCTACACCTTCGACATCCCGGGGTCGTACGACTACAAATGCATCCCACACCAGAGCAGTGGCATGACGGCGTCGTTCACCGTCGAGTGA
- a CDS encoding TRAM domain-containing protein, with amino-acid sequence MEISEKLLCLFNADVEAEEDRFVVEVPRREVDTGAVEAGETYRVALISTDQEGTAEVEEASEPATAPDEPQPPVERGEIRYVEVEDLGKQGDGIARVERGYVIIVPDAEVGERVKIEITEVKSNFAVGEIIE; translated from the coding sequence ATGGAGATCTCCGAGAAGCTGCTCTGTCTGTTCAACGCGGATGTCGAGGCCGAAGAGGACCGGTTCGTCGTGGAGGTGCCGCGCCGTGAGGTCGACACGGGCGCCGTCGAGGCGGGCGAGACCTACCGGGTTGCACTCATCAGCACCGACCAGGAGGGCACTGCCGAGGTCGAGGAGGCCTCGGAGCCGGCGACGGCGCCCGACGAACCCCAGCCGCCGGTCGAGCGCGGCGAGATCCGCTACGTCGAGGTCGAGGACCTCGGCAAGCAGGGCGACGGCATCGCCCGCGTCGAGCGCGGCTACGTCATCATCGTTCCAGACGCCGAGGTCGGTGAGCGCGTCAAGATCGAGATCACGGAGGTCAAGTCGAACTTCGCGGTCGGCGAGATCATCGAATAA
- a CDS encoding pyruvoyl-dependent arginine decarboxylase yields the protein MEIRIVTGTGAGRTALSAYDAALAAANVHDYNLVTVSSVVPAEATVEVVGTAPDLGAVGNRLTVVEARATVGPGADDTASAALGWTRAADGRGLFYEASGPDAETAREVVATGLDDGVTLRDWEPVTRGIETVRADPDDPDVVAGGTVPDERYTVALALAVYGDSTPIVSR from the coding sequence ATGGAGATCCGCATCGTGACGGGAACCGGCGCCGGGCGCACGGCGCTGTCGGCCTACGACGCCGCGCTCGCCGCCGCCAACGTCCACGACTACAACCTCGTGACGGTCTCGTCGGTGGTGCCCGCGGAGGCCACGGTGGAGGTCGTCGGGACCGCGCCGGACCTCGGGGCCGTCGGGAACCGGCTGACCGTCGTCGAGGCGCGGGCGACCGTCGGCCCCGGCGCGGACGACACGGCCAGTGCGGCGCTGGGGTGGACCCGGGCGGCCGACGGACGGGGACTGTTCTACGAGGCCTCGGGGCCGGACGCCGAGACCGCGCGCGAGGTCGTCGCGACCGGCCTCGACGACGGCGTCACGCTCCGGGACTGGGAGCCCGTCACCCGTGGCATCGAGACGGTCCGGGCCGACCCCGACGACCCGGACGTGGTGGCCGGCGGGACGGTCCCCGACGAGCGGTACACGGTGGCGCTCGCGCTGGCGGTGTACGGCGATTCGACACCCATCGTGTCTCGGTAG